In Silene latifolia isolate original U9 population chromosome 6, ASM4854445v1, whole genome shotgun sequence, the genomic window attttggactgaaaatacaaaaattgaactaaaaatacactatttacgactaaatttggactaaaaatacaattttggactgaaaatacactatttacgaataattttgaactaataatacactatttacgactaaatttagagtaaaattacacaattagaactaaagttacacaattcatttattttgagtcattgagattgtgcaatttcaatcattgtctactaaagtgtaacttagtaaattgatagtgtgtgtatcttttatcattctatgagtgtaattttagtccaaaaaagtgtaattttagtccaaaaaagtgtaattttagtctacaaatgtgtaactttaatccacaaatgtataaatttagtctacaaaagtgtaattttagtccacgaaagtgtaattttagtccataaaagtgtaattttaatccaaatgtataactatagtctaaatttgtgtatctttagtctaaattgtgtaattttagtccaaatttctgtaacttcagtccaaattgttctaagtccaaaagcgtaactttagtcattaagaagataaccttagtagagataaatgtaactttaatgaagacaagtgtaattttaaaggaaaaaagtgtaattttaacagaaaaaagtgtaattttaacggaaaagtgtaattttaaaccgaaaaaaagtgtaattttaacagaaaaaagtgtaattttaacggaaaaaagtgtaattttaacaaggaaaaaaatgtgattttaaccaaaaaaagtgtaattttaatggaaaaaagtgtaattttaacggaaaaaagtgtaattttaaccgatcaagtaattttaatagatcctaaatcacataataccaaaagaaaattttaaatgcgaaatttggcaaatatatataacaagacggatattaacaaagtgatatcaacaagaaaaaagtaaaaaatgagatttcataactaatagatttattactataattttaaccggaaaaaaaagtgaaattttaacacaaaaaagtgtaattttaacggaaaaaagtgtatttttaacaaggaaaaaactgtgattttaacccaaaaaaagtgtaattttaacggaaaaaaatgtaattttaacgaaaaaaagtgtaattttaacccaaaaaaagtgtaattttaacggaaaaagtgtaattttaacggaaaaaagtgtaattttaacgaaaaaaagtgtaattttaaccgataaagtaattttaatagatcctaaatcacacaataccaaaagaaaattttaaatacgaaatcaaattataatttgtaagaatgtcaataaccggaaaaaaaagaccaaaacatgaaaattgaaaaaaaaaaaaacggaaatgaacaaaaaaaaaacggagatgggtcaaaaaaaaacaaaacattaactacaaaacggaaatgaaaaaaaaaagaccaaaacatgaaaattgaaaaaaaaaaaataacaaaacggaaatgaacaaaaaaacgggtcaatgaaaattgatctattttagtagatctaagattaaaataaaaaaaaaactcacaaatttaaaacaatattatatagcaagacgatataaggagaaaaaaacaacaaaaaaaataaaaagaacacccaaacatcaagtttaaaaaaaaaaaaaaaaaaaaattaaaaaaatgacgTCGTGGCGGCGGcggccgtggtggtggtggcggtggcgggGGCGGGGGTTGCGACTGTGGTGGTgtccggtgggtggtggtaggtgaaTGAAGAATAGATGAGtaattgatttatttggattttttgggttttttatttgtttgattttttgggttttttttcttgttttttttagagaatatggagaagtgaaatatagagagagaatgaggagatgtgataatgagaggTTAATGATTAGTGATGAGAACTAATGGAGTTAAtaagaaaattagaggaagagagCAAAATTAGAGGATTAACCATATTTTTTGTGTTTCATCCTATCCCTTCATTTTCAAGATCCAAAGACTCACAAtgagactcatggactcaaatgtaagaggtggacttacttgatcttattactatatatatatatatatatatatatatatatatatatatatatatatatatatatatatatatatatatatatatatatatatatatatatatagagagagagagagagagagagagagagagagagagagagagagagagagagagagagagagagagagagagagagagagagagagagagagagagagagagagagaggggagagatctaatgagtccttaagtccttataagaacccttagATGGACAACATCTAAGGTGGAGATTTTTTACAAAATATAGGcccaaaaaaaagggaaaagcttGGGCCGGAAAGAGGACAACATTTCCTGCAAGTTGTCCTTCCCAATGATCAAAACTGGCGGACAAAAGGATATATCCTTGTACTATGTTTACACTCCCACATTCTTCCTTCCTTAACACACTTATTTCCAACTGGATTctttttttcttctctctaaaactgggTTCTTCCTTTTGAAAACGAACTTTTCAGCTAAAGTTCTCTCTAAATCTTGCAAATTAGCGTAAACATGCAAATAATAGACGGCAtcaatggtatttcttcattttattcattGTTTTCAGTCACTTTTTAATATTTTCAGTTGAATAGGATGGATGGAGGTCATGATAAAATTTGCATGTCATCGAATTTGTTcattcttgttattattatttgttaCTGGGTTTGAAATGAAGATTGTTAGAAGGAAATCTTCATGCTGGGTTTTCATCAACGCATTCTGAAACCATTTACATGAACACTTTTGCTATAGTTTTACAGttacactttttaattgttattgtcACCTTTTAATTGTTTACTTTTGTTATAGTTTTACActtttgctgacatttacacttttaaaccatcacatttacactgcatttctgctgacatttacacttacacttttggatgtttacttttgctatagttttacatttacactttttaattgttattattatagttttaattcgagttagcattctgacaacatttacacttttaaaccatcacatttacactgcatttctgctgacatttacacttacacttttggatgtttacttttgttatagttttacatttacactttttaattgttatagtcgccttttaattgttattattatagttttaatttgagttagcattctgacaacatttacacttttgctgacatttacacttttacaccatcacatttacactgcatttctgctgacatttacaATTTTGGTgtagttttacatttacactttttaattgttatagtcacctttgcatttttattgttatattttttatgtgagttagcattctgacaacgtttacacttttgctgacatttacactttcgcatcaaacacatttacacttcgtttctgcattgacatttacacttacacttttggatgtttacatttacacttacacttttagGACATCATAATttggacatttacacttttggaatatttacatttatggaacattccctttacatttacactttacttCGACTTACGtttacacttacacttcatatctgatgacatttacacttaaacTCTAtggacatttacacttacacttcatatctgatgacatttacatttacacttacactctgTGCACATTTACAGACTCGCTAAAACTGAATGGAGTTCAACCTGACGGGCGGAGTTTGTGTAGGGAGGTCGAGAAGAGGTTTACACCGTACATCGGGCGGGGAGTTGGGGGGGATTGAGGACGCGGTGACTTTTTATAAGATATACGtcattgcttgtgggtttgatgtGCGTAGGTACACAACAAAAAAATGGCGTGGCGGTGAGATCAAGTCAAAGCTCGTCGTCTGCAATCGAGAAGGTTTCGCTCACAAGACGCCCAGTAAAGATCGGGATGACGGACTGGTTGGGGAGAAGTCACGAGAGGATATTGTGGTCACTAGAGTGGGGTGTAAAGCGAGGACACGACTATATATGAAGAATGGTCTTTTATTAATTGACCGGTTCCACGAGGGTCACAATCACGAGCTTATCTCACTTAAGGACAGAGAGTTCCAGAAATTGTCGCGTAACATAATAGATTATCACAAGATGATAATCATTTCGAACTCAAGGGTTTGTAATATATAATCACTCTCTATACTAAATAAATAATTCCATTCATGTTATATTTATATGACGTATCTGTTAATGATTGATTGGcagctgaagataggagcaacAAAGACATACAGAATCTGCAAAGAACAAGTGAATGGATTCGAGAACATTGGAGCAagcttaaatgattttaagaacttccataggGATGTTAAATGTTTCATTCACGAACGGGATGGTCAGTTGTTTGTTGACCATTTCAAGGAAATGACTGAAACAAGAATAGGTTTCTACTTTGACTATGACCTTGACGATGATGGCGACTGCGTAGGGCCATATGGGGGCGGGCAGTCTTGCTCGAGATAATTACAAATTTTTTGGTGATGCGGTGTCATTCGACCCAACTTACTCCACCAATAAGTATTCTATGGTATTCACACCATTCACAGTGTTGACCACCATAAACGATGTGATGTTACGTGGGGCTCTAATTTCAAGGGAAGATTATGAGTCATTTAATTGGGTTTTCAGCCGGTTTTTACAAGCAATGGGGGGTAAGGAACCCGAGTACATAATTACAGATCAGGACCCAGGTATTATCAAATCTGTCCCTCTTGttttctgtggacatgggccacgtctcggtctgtgaaTTTGGGCCATAAGCCGATCTGcggtcgcgggccacctgcaagcccacttcgatatGTGGACGCGCAGCGGTCTCTTTGAAAGcaacgctcggcggcgtaaaagatgctttcgaccggatcgttttagatcggtcggtttcgtctcggtaagggtctcaaaacgattagagatgttcggagtcgccaccaagcatttgtgggatgcctggaacccgttcgaattccactttatacctcggtcaaatcgaagcacaaagcagcgtttgacataggtactaaagataaggaaatcgtccctctttagcatcctatctctagaatgactctcgtacgccctggataaggtcgtccactatccaaagtttctgagtaagaggtgaaggtacgtattggaaagccctttaatcagacacccaatcccgcccgggtttagtggcctctactgatcgatcttggttggttgaatgcaaaagttgatagaacggtttaaatgcatgaatgcgcatccaataatttaaacctaacatgtgagagctttctaagtcggttgatttaatccaagtatcaagtataatatgttgagttggattaatgattgatttgcatgcaagacggaaattaaacatccatttaccgtattaggtttagggtgcacaacatgatccatttgtcttagtaaggcattttgcaaatatggtttgaatattcgtccgatccgtcctatatccgggttaaccggagtcgggatcgtcctagaataATGCTGGAAAGGAACAGGCCCTGTATCAGACAGCTACATGAGGCCCGAGCCAGCTGGCGATACAAAGGgcttccctctggttttgaaaatgagaaatggagagcctgtttaggtgcGGGTTAGCCCACGCTTTATGTaacgtgttctgaccttttagaaaacgttgtaaatcgtgttgaaaatgggtgtttgaacccggtttgatttgaaaggggtcgtttagaccgcatttgttgatttgaagaactagactcgaataatcatcattatttgataatattcggtgtcgggttcggtttgacaaacatgacatgaatagttttgaaaatgattatggactaattgttttaagtccatttgaatgtaattagtcggtattcatcatcgtacccgggttaaaatccggcatggtatgtagaaccaaggatgactttgtgttggtgactaatatgtttgtttaaaaatgtaaagaaatgaaataaaaggctttaaaataccttctaaatgtcatcaaccaaatattatcaccgaaacacggatttaaccgtcatggtatgaagaaccaagggtgaaaaatgctttatggttaaaacatgtgaaataaaacaacaaaggttcgaaaatacttgaaatggtgaaaaccgattacaaatatgaaaaatggattaagggaaatgacgagaacaaacacagttgatttctggtctgaataccccatttaggcgcgagctagttggcgacctaaggggcttctgcctcagaccaaaaatcagttttggctcgtttattccatgttttggttcatgttatgcatgttttagcatgttagagtcatgaaacaaatgaaaacacaataaaagaggatttttacaccctcatagttacatgtttggttatggcgagtgatcgacgtaagtgtaacgactcgtttgatcggaaaaaactcggtttaaaaccgttttggtaagtaaaagagtgttttaaaagtttagtgatggtgtagtggtctaagtggtcggtcaagtgatttaatgcacgatgacggtaccaaaaaatatgtaaggctcgtgtttacgatcggtaggtcgtaaatacgcgtcggattgtgactttagagtcgagtcgagaatttgaagggagaaaagagggggcgaacactcgcgtaactctcaaatgggtggcatttgaggggtatttataggagaatgagtggttgtgtgaattttgagcgacgtggccacttgggctgctcaaagaggcgcgagccacgtcgcgggtcttcgagctgtgttatcactttcacaacaaacgcaatcatgatttgttctatcctaggttttgtagtcacatgtttggtatttgaccaacatgaatccgggaaaacttaaggtagaaggttttaaatgtttggttttttgtggttgactcggtttgactcgttgttggagtcgggttttgaatttttgagtcggtttttggtccggggtcggttttgactctagttagtgtcattgcgaccccgtcgccgtgcattaaacactccaggtatttttgaaatgttttgatatgttttattttcaaaatcgttttaagttttccggcgtaaagttgtacacaaattgtcgattaaacgccgcgattccaaagcatgttgtagtccgataatcatcgggtgtttgttggagtctcagcagatattgggtatctacagagtccccactttgactgagtcttggacagggcgaaagtcaaagtagagcccccaggtcaatcgaagattacaacctggagacccaagcgacgtcgaggcggctcgaaaggattcgggccaaggacctgccgtcgggaagggcgacgccaaggcgactcgagggtacgagccaaggacctgtcgtcgggaatagtttagagtctgtcgactgtccgtgcgggtcgtttaaagtccgttagactacgtacgaaggctcgccagccataagaaggacgcggtgactttttataagatatacgttattgcttgtgggtttgatgtGCGTAGGTACACAACAAAAAAATGGCGTGGCGGTGAGATCAAGTCAAAGCTCGTCGTCTGCAATCGAGAAGGTTTCGCTCACAAGACGCCCAGTAAAGATCGGGATGACGGATTTGGTTGGGGAGAAGTCACGAGAGGATATTCGGGGTCACTAGAGTGGGGTGTAAAGCGAGGACACGACTATATATGAAGAATGGTCTTTTATTAATTGACCGGTTCCACGAGGGTCACAATCACGAGCTTATCTCACTTAAGAACGAGAGTTCGAGAAATTGTCGCGTAACATACAGATTATCACAAGATGATAATCATTTCGAACTCAAGGGTTTGTAATATATAATCACTCTCTATACTAAATAAATAATTCCATTCATGTTATATTTATATGACGTATCTGTTAATGATTGATTGGCAGCTGAAGATTGGAGCAACAAAGACATACAGAATCTGCAAAGAACAAGTGAATGGATTCGAGAACATTGGAGCAagcttaaatgattttaagaacttccataggGATGTTAAATGTTTCATTCACGAACGGGATGGTCAGTTGTTTGTTGACCATTTCAAGGAAATGACTGAAACAAGAATAGGTTTCTACTTTGACTATGACCTTGACGATGATGGCAGCCTGCGTAGGGCCATATGGGCGGGACAGTCTTGCTCGAGATAATTACAAAATTTTTGGTGATGCGGTGTCATTCGACCCAACTTACTCCACCAATAAGTATTCTATGGTATTCACACCATTCACAGGTGTTGACCACCATAAACGATCTGTGATGTTCTGTGGGGCTCTAATTTCAAGGGAAGATTATGAGTCATTTAATTGGGTTTTCAGCCGGTTTTTACAAGCAATGGGGGGTAAGGAACCCGAGTACATAATTACAGATCAGGACCCAGGTATTATCAAATCTGTCCCTCTTGttttctgtggacatgggccacgtctcggtctgtgaaTTTGGGCCATAAGCCGATCTGcggtcgcgggccacctgcaagcccacttcgatatGTGGACGCAGTCTCTCTTTGAAAGcaacgctcggcggcgtaaaagatgctttcgactggatcgttttagatcggccggtttcgtctcggtaagggtctcaaaacgattagagatgttcggagtcgccaccaagcatttgtgggatgcctggaacccgttcgaattccactttatacctcggtcaaatcgaagcacaaagcagcgtttgacataggtactaaagataaggaaatcgtccctctttagcatcctatctctagaatgactctcgtacgccctggataaggtcgtccactatccaaagtttctgagtaagaggtgaaggtacgtattggaaagccctttaatcagacacccaatcccgcccgggtttagtggcctctactgatcgatcttggttggttgaatgcaaaagttgatagaacggtttaaatgcatgaatgcgcatccaataatttaaacctaacatgtgagagctttctaagtcggttgatttaatccaagtatcaagtataatatgttgagttggattaatgattgatttgcatgcaagacggaaattaaacatccatttaccgtattaggtttagggtgcacaacatgatccatttgtcttagtaaggcattttgcaaatatggtttgaatattcgtccgatccgtcctatatccgggttaaccggagtcgggatcgtcctagaataATGCTGGAAAGGAACAGGCCCTGTATCAGACAGCTACATGAGGCCCGAGCCAGCTGGCGATACAAAGGgcttccctctggttttgaaaatgagaaatggagagcctgtttaggtgcGGGTTAGCCCACGCTTTATGTaacgtgttctgaccttttagaaaacgttgtaaatcgtgttgaaaatgggtgtttgaacccggtttgatttgaaaggggtcgtttagaccgcatttgttgatttgaagaactagactcgaataatcatcattatttgataatattcggtgtcgggttcggtttgacaaacatgacatgaatagttttgaaaatgattatggactaattgttttaagtccatttgaatgtaattagtcggtattcatcatcgtacccgggttaaaatccggcatggtatgtagaaccaaggatgactttgtgttggtgactaatatgtttgtttaaaaatgtaaagaaatgaaataaaaggctttaaaataccttctaaatgtcatcaaccaaatattatcaccgaaacacggatttaaccgtcatggtatgaagaaccaagggtgaaaaatgctttatggttaaaacatgtgaaataaaacaacaaaggtttgaaaatacttgaaatggtgaaaaccgattacaaatatgaaaaatggattaagggaaatgacgagaacaaacagtTGATTTTGGtcgaataccccatttaggcgcgagctagttggcgacctaaggggcttcgcctcggaccaaaaatcagttttggctcgtttattccatgttttggttcatgttatgcatgttttagcatgttagagtcatgaaacaaatgaaaacacaataaaagaggatttttacaccctcatagttacatgtttggttatggcgagtgatcgacgtaagtgtaacgactcgtttgatcggaaaaaactcggtttaaaaccgttttggtaagtaaaagagtgttttaaaattttagtgatggtgtagtggtctaagtggtcggtcaagtgatttaatgcacgatgacggtaccaaaaaatatgtaaggctcgtgtttacgatcggtaggtcgtaaatacgcgtcggattgtgactttagagtcgagtcgagaatttgaagggagaaaagagggggcgaacactcgcgtaactctcaaatgggtggcatttgaggggtatttataggagaatgagtggttgtgtgaattttgagcgacgtggccacttgggctgctcaaagaggcgcgagccacgtcgcgggtcttcgagctgtgttatcactttcacaacaaacgcaatcatgatttgttctatcctaggttttgtagtcacatgtttggtgtttcaccaacatgaatccgggaaaacttaaggtagaaggttttaaatgtttggttttttgtggttgactcggtttgactcgttgttggagtcgggttttgaatttttgagtcggtttttggtccggtgtcggttttgactctagttagtgtcattgcgaccccgtcgccgtgcattaaacactccaggtatttttgaaatgttttgatatgttttattttcaaaatcgttttaagttttccggcgtaaagttgt contains:
- the LOC141588276 gene encoding protein FAR1-RELATED SEQUENCE 5-like translates to MEFNLTGGVCVGRSRRGLHRTSGGELGGIEDAVTFYKIYVIACGFDVRRYTTKKWRGGEIKSKLVVCNREGFAHKTPSKDRDDGLVGEKSREDIVVTRVGCKARTRLYMKNGLLLIDRFHEGHNHELISLKDREFQKLSRNIIDYHKMIIISNSRLKIGATKTYRICKEQVNGFENIGASLNDFKNFHRDVKCFIHERDGQLFVDHFKEMTETRIGFYFDYDLDDDGDCLKIGATKTYRICKEQVNGFENIGASLNDFKNFHRDVKCFIHERDACVGPYGRDSLARDNYKIFGDAVSFDPTYSTNKYSMVFTPFTGVDHHKRSVMFCGALISREDYESFNWVFSRFLQAMGGKEPEYIITDQDPGIIKSVPLVFCGHGPRLGL